A stretch of the Pedobacter sp. MC2016-14 genome encodes the following:
- a CDS encoding TonB-dependent receptor codes for MMKNQLKNFCSSKLGTGKTMLASLVLLLLFAAGNLAMATVKPPITVKGTVRDAKGVTLIGVSVKSSAGQGATTDSNGAFTIATDDKATLTFSYIGYTSQTISINGRSTINVTLAEAAASQLNDVVVVGYGTQKRKDVTGAITTVKFDEGPKSSMPFMNVLEALQGTSGINVGPSTAAGAAPNIVVRGQNSISSNNKPLIVLDGVIFNGELNEINMNDVATFDILKDASAASIYGSQSQSGVVIITTKRGKTDKPQINFSTYYGIQNWTRVPKMKTGEDFIQWRKDNLIARGNSVATLANILQPLELQAYNEGHTLDWMDEITQHAPVQNYELSVSGRTDKLNYYFSAGYLDQKGVLYNDRFTKPNLTMKLENNITDWLSFGANAYYSSRDFSGFSPNLYMATYMPPYSYRYLPGSNDEIYERYPVGSTSLFSPFWGNPTNSILPGIYDDDLNRQSNIRGTGFINAKIPFIKGLNYRFEVTGNKGTVETAYFHHEFGEVNTRLPANVANPLQFLSRANGFRKNDQTSSWLINSLLSYTRTFGSHNFDVLAGYTRDHSNFESVRFSGADFAKAGTTSLGYNGLNLATTKDGLNAIVESGNVGYFARLNYNYKQRYYATLNVRRDGNSAFAEGHKYGVFPGGSVAWAMSEEDFMKKITFVDYLKVRLGLGKAGNQAAVPYETLSYAESGNTVFGSTTTTYSNPANLGNRLFTWEKTLGLNFGVDFQLLDNRLSGNIDLYRTTTTDQLLTRLIPSVTGYNSVKDNVGEVRNQGIEITLNTVNLKSDGGFTWGSGISFWMNRNKLVHLYGLDANKDGIEDNDVANGLFIGKSLGANWDYTVDGIVQTTDVDYMNRYLTATGTRIFVPGDLKIRDLNDDGLINELDKSIVGYAKENFNFNISNTFSYKNFQLFFSVNAIVGGGKNNFFSSTNVRGLNPGAVLSNIANWLDQPYWTPENGNNEFPRPNYPNTTYNYGFYQSRTFVRLQTASLSYTFPRSITEKLKVDNLKAYVSGTNLITLTGWTGLDPANGAQIGGNGGSSNGNVNLSNPLMRAITFGINLAF; via the coding sequence ATGATGAAAAACCAACTCAAAAATTTCTGTTCTTCAAAGCTGGGAACAGGAAAAACCATGCTGGCCTCGCTGGTTTTGCTGCTGCTTTTTGCAGCCGGCAACCTGGCCATGGCAACAGTAAAACCTCCAATTACTGTAAAAGGTACGGTGAGGGATGCCAAAGGGGTGACCTTAATTGGCGTAAGTGTAAAAAGTTCGGCCGGACAGGGGGCAACAACTGATTCTAATGGTGCGTTTACCATCGCTACAGATGACAAGGCTACTTTGACCTTCAGCTACATTGGTTACACTTCGCAAACCATAAGCATTAATGGGCGCAGCACCATTAATGTTACCCTGGCAGAAGCTGCCGCTAGTCAACTGAATGATGTTGTTGTAGTAGGTTACGGTACGCAAAAACGTAAGGATGTTACGGGGGCAATTACAACTGTAAAGTTTGATGAAGGTCCTAAATCTTCTATGCCCTTCATGAACGTTCTTGAAGCACTTCAAGGAACTTCCGGTATTAACGTGGGTCCATCAACAGCAGCTGGAGCAGCACCTAATATTGTGGTTAGGGGACAAAACTCTATTAGTAGTAACAATAAACCATTAATTGTTCTGGATGGAGTGATATTTAATGGTGAACTGAATGAAATTAATATGAACGACGTGGCAACCTTCGACATTTTGAAGGATGCAAGTGCAGCCTCTATCTATGGTTCGCAATCTCAAAGTGGAGTTGTAATCATCACAACTAAACGAGGAAAAACAGATAAGCCACAGATCAACTTTAGTACCTATTATGGCATTCAAAACTGGACTCGTGTGCCTAAAATGAAAACTGGCGAAGATTTTATTCAATGGAGAAAAGACAATTTAATTGCAAGGGGAAACAGTGTTGCTACTTTGGCTAATATATTACAACCCTTAGAACTTCAGGCCTATAATGAAGGTCATACATTAGATTGGATGGATGAAATCACTCAACATGCCCCTGTGCAGAATTACGAATTGAGTGTTTCGGGCAGGACTGACAAGCTAAACTATTATTTCTCTGCAGGCTATTTGGATCAAAAAGGCGTGCTATATAATGATAGATTCACAAAGCCCAACCTCACTATGAAATTGGAGAATAACATCACAGACTGGTTATCATTTGGTGCAAATGCGTACTATTCTTCTCGTGATTTCTCTGGATTTTCTCCAAATCTTTATATGGCAACTTATATGCCTCCATATAGTTACAGGTATTTACCTGGGTCAAATGATGAAATTTATGAAAGATATCCTGTAGGAAGTACATCGCTGTTTAGCCCTTTTTGGGGAAATCCAACCAATTCGATATTACCCGGGATATATGACGATGACTTGAACAGGCAGAGCAACATCAGGGGTACTGGTTTTATAAACGCTAAAATTCCATTTATCAAAGGCTTAAATTATCGTTTTGAAGTTACGGGTAACAAAGGTACAGTTGAAACAGCCTATTTCCACCATGAGTTTGGTGAAGTTAATACAAGGCTTCCAGCCAATGTCGCTAACCCCCTACAATTTTTGTCCAGAGCGAATGGATTTAGAAAAAATGATCAGACAAGCAGCTGGTTGATTAATAGTTTACTATCTTATACAAGGACTTTTGGTAGCCATAATTTTGACGTGCTTGCTGGTTACACACGAGACCACTCCAATTTTGAAAGTGTTCGTTTTAGTGGTGCTGATTTTGCTAAAGCCGGTACAACCTCCTTGGGTTACAATGGGCTTAATCTTGCAACCACGAAAGATGGGTTAAATGCGATAGTTGAATCAGGCAATGTTGGATATTTTGCCAGGTTAAATTATAACTATAAACAACGTTACTATGCAACTTTAAATGTTAGAAGAGATGGTAACTCAGCTTTTGCTGAAGGACATAAATACGGAGTTTTTCCTGGAGGATCTGTTGCCTGGGCAATGAGTGAAGAAGACTTCATGAAGAAAATTACTTTTGTTGACTATTTAAAAGTTAGGCTGGGTCTTGGAAAAGCAGGTAATCAGGCTGCAGTTCCATATGAAACGTTATCATACGCAGAATCTGGAAATACAGTCTTCGGCAGTACGACGACGACCTATAGTAATCCTGCAAATTTAGGCAACAGGTTATTTACCTGGGAGAAAACCCTTGGTCTAAACTTTGGTGTGGATTTTCAATTGTTAGACAACAGATTGTCAGGTAATATCGATCTATATAGAACAACCACTACAGATCAGCTACTAACTCGTCTAATTCCGTCTGTAACTGGTTATAATAGCGTAAAAGACAATGTTGGAGAAGTTAGGAATCAGGGTATAGAGATTACACTAAATACGGTTAACCTAAAATCGGACGGTGGTTTTACCTGGGGTTCAGGAATTAGCTTTTGGATGAATAGAAATAAGCTGGTTCATCTGTATGGGCTGGATGCGAATAAAGATGGCATTGAAGATAATGACGTAGCTAACGGGTTATTTATTGGTAAATCATTGGGTGCTAACTGGGATTATACTGTAGATGGTATAGTTCAAACTACTGATGTTGATTACATGAACAGGTATCTAACTGCTACAGGCACAAGAATATTTGTTCCTGGTGATTTAAAGATCCGCGATTTAAATGACGATGGTCTGATCAATGAGTTGGACAAATCCATTGTTGGTTATGCAAAAGAAAACTTCAACTTTAATATCTCAAATACATTTAGTTATAAAAATTTCCAGTTGTTTTTTAGTGTGAACGCAATTGTTGGTGGTGGTAAAAATAACTTTTTTAGTTCTACGAACGTGAGGGGTTTAAATCCAGGTGCCGTATTGTCTAACATTGCCAACTGGCTAGATCAACCATATTGGACACCTGAAAATGGCAACAATGAATTTCCAAGACCAAATTATCCAAACACGACGTATAATTATGGTTTTTATCAATCCAGAACATTTGTGCGTTTGCAAACTGCATCTCTAAGCTATACGTTTCCAAGATCGATCACAGAAAAATTGAAAGTGGATAACCTAAAGGCTTATGTAAGTGGTACCAATTTAATCACATTAACTGGATGGACCGGGCTTGACCCTGCAAATGGTGCTCAAATTGGTGGTAATGGTGGATCTTCGAATGGAAACGTAAATCTTTCTAATCCATTAATGCGGGCAATAACTTTTGGAATAAACTTAGCATTCTAA
- a CDS encoding phosphotransferase enzyme family protein has product MTDKPTKLYNLEEISSAFLISGEVAHVVAYGSGHINDTFHVKTKQEEDPDYLLQRINQYVFTDVPGLMKNIELVTAHVRDKMNNAGNYDAHKQMLTLIPTRKHKFYHLDAEGNFWRMYYFLPNTTSYDIVSTPTQAYEGGKAFGEFQACLSDMDAKLLVETIPDFHNIAKRITTLKRVVAENPVGRVEEVQDELDFIMEREHAMNAILDMGKNGMLPLRITHNDTKFSNVLLDEHDKAQCVIDLDTVMPGYVAYDFGDAIRSSANTAAEDEADLDKIDVNLEIFQAFTAGFLSKTGSFLSNKEIDSLIQGALLFPYLMGVRFLTDYIDGDKYYKISAPKHNLQRAKAQFQLLKKLEYNYDAINKIVLAEANKMRVNSIRQAI; this is encoded by the coding sequence ATGACCGATAAACCAACCAAACTTTACAACCTGGAAGAAATATCAAGTGCTTTTCTCATTAGCGGAGAAGTAGCGCATGTTGTCGCCTACGGATCTGGCCATATCAACGATACTTTTCATGTTAAAACCAAACAGGAAGAAGATCCTGACTACTTGTTGCAGCGCATCAATCAATATGTATTTACAGATGTACCAGGATTGATGAAGAACATTGAACTGGTAACCGCTCATGTAAGGGATAAGATGAACAATGCCGGTAATTATGATGCGCATAAACAAATGCTCACATTGATCCCAACCCGCAAGCATAAGTTTTACCATTTAGATGCTGAGGGTAATTTTTGGCGGATGTATTATTTTCTGCCCAATACCACATCTTATGATATTGTATCTACACCTACACAGGCTTATGAGGGCGGCAAAGCATTTGGCGAGTTCCAGGCTTGTTTGTCAGACATGGATGCCAAGCTGTTGGTAGAAACGATTCCAGATTTTCATAACATCGCAAAAAGAATTACCACACTTAAACGTGTAGTGGCTGAAAACCCGGTTGGAAGGGTGGAGGAGGTTCAGGATGAACTTGATTTTATTATGGAACGTGAGCATGCCATGAATGCCATATTAGATATGGGAAAAAATGGAATGCTCCCACTAAGAATTACACATAACGATACCAAATTTAGCAATGTTTTACTGGATGAACACGATAAAGCACAGTGTGTAATTGACCTGGACACGGTGATGCCGGGTTATGTGGCTTATGATTTTGGTGATGCGATCAGGAGCTCTGCAAATACCGCTGCGGAGGACGAAGCCGATCTGGACAAGATAGATGTAAACCTGGAGATTTTTCAGGCATTTACCGCCGGATTTTTAAGCAAAACAGGAAGTTTCTTAAGTAATAAAGAGATAGATTCTTTGATACAGGGTGCTTTGTTGTTTCCGTATTTGATGGGTGTGCGTTTTTTAACGGACTATATAGACGGAGATAAATACTATAAAATAAGTGCCCCAAAACACAACCTTCAGCGTGCAAAAGCACAGTTTCAGCTGTTGAAAAAACTTGAATATAATTATGATGCTATAAACAAAATTGTACTAGCCGAAGCGAATAAGATGCGCGTGAATTCCATAAGACAAGCTATTTAA